A genomic window from Silene latifolia isolate original U9 population chromosome Y, ASM4854445v1, whole genome shotgun sequence includes:
- the LOC141630043 gene encoding uncharacterized protein LOC141630043, whose protein sequence is MPLYTKFLKNVLTKKRSIGGDGLVSLRGECSAILLNPMPEKLQDPGSFSIPCTVGNVSIKRALYDLSASVSILPLPIASKVGLNDMIPTSMTLQLADRSVQRPMGVIEDVPVKVGNFSILADFVVLDILEDQQTSIILGRPLLATGDVNISVKEGKLTFKVGGKVVKFSLTGAMSQPMFESVYSIDMLEEVIEEAKDKCSGEHLEEDY, encoded by the coding sequence ATGCCGCTCTACACAAAATTCTTGAAGAATGTGTTGACCAAGAAGAGAAGCATTGGAGGAGATGGTCTAGTCTCTCTTAGAGGTGAATGTAGTGCAATCTTACTCAATCCCATGCCGGAGAAATTacaagatccgggtagtttttccatCCCGTGCACGGTGGGTAATGTGAGCATAAAAAGGGCACTTTATGATCTTAGTGCTAGTGTTAGCATTTTACCTCTTCCCATTGCAAGCAAAGTTGGGTTAAATGACATGATTCCCACCTCCATGACATTGCAACTTGCTGATAGATCGGTACAAAGACCGATGGGTGTGATTGAGGATGTGCCGGTTAAGGTTGGAAACTTCTCTATCCTGGCGgatttcgttgtacttgacatcctgGAGGATCAACAAACATCAATCATACTAGGAAGACCTTTACTAGCAACCGGAGATGTGAATATTAGTGTCAAGGAGGGGAAACTCACCTTCAAAGTGGGAGGGAAAGTAGTTAAATTCTCTTTGACCGGAGCCATGTCACAACCTATGTTTGAAAGTGTTTACTCCATAGACATGTTGGAAGAAGTTATTGAAGAAGCTAAGGACAAGTGCTCGGGGGAGCATTTGGAGGAAGATTATTAA